The Lewinellaceae bacterium DNA window CAGGCTGGGTAAAAGTAACAAAGCAGGAGGAGTGGTAATTCCTTCTGCTTTTCTATTTTTGCACCCTCAAATCAAAGACGATGAACATTCAGGTATTTGTGACGGGGGGGACATTCGATAAGGAATACAATTACGTGACCGGGGAGTTGTACTTTAAGGATACTCATCTCAGTGAGATGTTTGACCGTGGGCGTTGCCGTTTGAATATCGATCTAAAAACCCTGATGATGATCGATAGTCTGGAGATGACGGATGATGACCGGCAGATCATTGCCCATAATTGTAAAAAATCGGATGCGGACAGGATACTGGTAACCCACGGAACCGACACCATTGTTTCGACTGCCAAATACCTGGCTTCTCAGGCTATTGAGGAAAAGACGATCGTTCTGACCGGTGCCCTGATACCTTACGCTTTTGGCATGTCTTCCGATGGCTTTTTCAATTTGGGGAGTGCATTGGCCTTTGTTCAGGTGCTTCCTCCCGGGGTTTATATAGTAATGAATGGCCGCTATTTCCTGTGGGACAATGTCCGGAAAAACAGGGAAACCGGTTATTTTGAGAATATCCGTTGATCTGCATAACATCACTGGAGAGACAAACGTTTATAACCCAATAGCTTCTAAGCATTCTGCACGTTCCCATTATTAACAGTTTAGAATAAGTAATAATATATAGGATATTCCAATTAAGAGGAATTATGTTAATTTTGTTGGATTAACCGGCGAACATGAGACGACTTTTATACATTTTTTGCATAGGCTTACTTCCACTTGTTGGTTGGAGCCAATCCGTTGATGGTCAGCAAGGTCTGTCATTTAAGCGTTCTTTCATTGATTATAAAAGTCCCAATGCTGGAAATTTCGGTGATTTTAAAAACTACAATAGTGGTTTTGAAGCCGGTTACCAGCGCGTGGTTGGACCTGTGGAGGTATATGTACCCCTTCGATTTGGGGTGATCCGATTGGTCGATGAGATCGATCGTGCACGCCGGACATTTGGTGAACTGGACGCTCAGGTTCATTATCGGCTGATCAAGGATAAAAAAGTTAATCCTTATGTGTTGGGGGGTGTAGGAGCTGTTGCAGAACAGTTGAAAGAAATCAATTTACAGATCCCGGTCGGTGCCGGTGTAGACTTCCGGATCGCATCTACCTCGTACATCAATTTACAAGCGGAATTCCGGTTGTCGCTTGCCGATCAGCGCAATAACCTTCAGGTTTCGCTGGGCTGGAAGCATTATTTTGGGTCGACCGGCACACCCAAACAACCCAAGAAGAGTGACTCTCCCGATAGTGACGGTGATGGTATACCAGATGACCTGGATCTTTGTCCGCAGGAACCTGGTCTTAAAGCATTTGCCGGATGTCCGGATACGGATGGTGATGGTATTGAAGATGCTCGTGATGATTGTCCCAGCATAGCCGGTCTTAAGATCATGAACGGGTGCCCGGATAGTGATGGTGACGGTATTTCCGATAAAGATGATGAGTGTCCGAACCTGGCCGGGATAGCAGCCAATAACGGATGTCCTGGGAAAGACCGTGATAATGATGGGGTCATTGATGAAGCGGATGAATGTCCGGATGTTCCCGGTTCGGTGATGACCAAAGGTTGCCCGGACAGTGATGGAGACGGCATTGCCGATGCTAAAGACCGCTGCCCGGATAAAGCAGGAACTGCACCCACCGGATGCCCGGACAGTGATGGAGACGGCGTAGATGATAGCATGGACAAATGTCCTGACCAGCCTGGACCTGCATCCAATAAAGGTTGTCCGGAGTTGAAGAAAGAAGAAAAAGAATACCTGCGCGTGGCAATGCGGGATGTTAAATTTCAACATAACAAAGCGACCCTGCTTCCGGAGTCCTTCCGGATCCTGGATCAGATCGTAGGTCTGATGCAGCAGTATCCTGGTTACAATCTGAAGATCCATGGTTATACGGATAACACGGGAAGTATGAGCATCAACCGCATCCTTTCCGAACGTCGTGCAAAAGCCTGCTACGATTATATCATCTCCAAAGGAGTGGGATCAAAACGCGTTTCATACCAGGGATTCGGTCCAGCTAACCCTGTGGCTGATAACAATACCCAGGAAGGGCGAGCCCTGAATCGTCGGGTAGAATTCGAAATGATCGTTGAATAACCATCATAAGTATATAAAAAAGGGAGCCGGATGATAATCGGGCTCCCTTTTTTTATGACTTATATAGAAAGTTATCCTTTCGTTTCATTTTCCAGCTTTTCAGCTTTCAGAAGTACCGTTTTCTCCATTT harbors:
- a CDS encoding asparaginase, producing the protein MNIQVFVTGGTFDKEYNYVTGELYFKDTHLSEMFDRGRCRLNIDLKTLMMIDSLEMTDDDRQIIAHNCKKSDADRILVTHGTDTIVSTAKYLASQAIEEKTIVLTGALIPYAFGMSSDGFFNLGSALAFVQVLPPGVYIVMNGRYFLWDNVRKNRETGYFENIR
- a CDS encoding OmpA family protein; protein product: MRRLLYIFCIGLLPLVGWSQSVDGQQGLSFKRSFIDYKSPNAGNFGDFKNYNSGFEAGYQRVVGPVEVYVPLRFGVIRLVDEIDRARRTFGELDAQVHYRLIKDKKVNPYVLGGVGAVAEQLKEINLQIPVGAGVDFRIASTSYINLQAEFRLSLADQRNNLQVSLGWKHYFGSTGTPKQPKKSDSPDSDGDGIPDDLDLCPQEPGLKAFAGCPDTDGDGIEDARDDCPSIAGLKIMNGCPDSDGDGISDKDDECPNLAGIAANNGCPGKDRDNDGVIDEADECPDVPGSVMTKGCPDSDGDGIADAKDRCPDKAGTAPTGCPDSDGDGVDDSMDKCPDQPGPASNKGCPELKKEEKEYLRVAMRDVKFQHNKATLLPESFRILDQIVGLMQQYPGYNLKIHGYTDNTGSMSINRILSERRAKACYDYIISKGVGSKRVSYQGFGPANPVADNNTQEGRALNRRVEFEMIVE